A single region of the Gracilibacillus caseinilyticus genome encodes:
- a CDS encoding nitroreductase family protein — protein sequence MKNINMQDYRKADYPIDEMFVNRWSPRSFAEKELDEDTLMTVLEAARWSPSGSNKQPWRFIVARSEEDRKQFHSFIMDGNLAWCTKAPAYVLIISDTEAGGAHAFDAGTAWGFLSLQAMKQGLITHAMGGFYKDQARETLNIPERFQLHAVIAIGYQDEKEKLEEVFQEREVPSPRRPLTETVMEGKFKA from the coding sequence ATGAAGAACATAAATATGCAAGATTACCGCAAGGCGGACTATCCAATCGACGAAATGTTTGTTAATCGTTGGTCGCCTCGTTCCTTCGCGGAAAAAGAATTAGACGAAGATACATTAATGACCGTACTTGAAGCAGCTCGCTGGTCACCTTCCGGAAGCAACAAACAGCCATGGCGGTTTATCGTTGCCCGTTCAGAGGAGGATCGCAAGCAATTTCATTCCTTCATAATGGATGGGAATTTAGCATGGTGTACCAAAGCACCTGCATATGTTTTAATTATATCGGATACCGAAGCAGGCGGTGCACATGCCTTTGATGCGGGTACAGCTTGGGGATTCCTATCATTACAAGCGATGAAACAAGGTCTGATCACGCACGCAATGGGTGGTTTCTATAAAGACCAGGCACGTGAAACCTTGAACATCCCGGAAAGATTCCAGCTGCACGCTGTTATCGCGATCGGTTACCAGGATGAGAAAGAAAAGCTAGAAGAAGTATTCCAAGAACGCGAAGTTCCTTCACCTCGTCGTCCGTTAACGGAGACAGTGATGGAAGGGAAGTTTAAAGCCTGA
- a CDS encoding putative quinol monooxygenase yields MIIIIARMQVDPLYLEDFKEKVNALIKASQAEKGNISYSLFKGVSQTNEFVMIEKWEGEEAIEAHNKSLHLKEFIAYTKKVLLQPLDIDKCYSI; encoded by the coding sequence ATGATAATAATCATTGCTCGAATGCAAGTAGATCCGTTGTATCTTGAAGATTTCAAAGAGAAAGTCAACGCTCTCATTAAAGCTTCTCAGGCAGAAAAAGGGAATATTAGCTACTCCCTCTTTAAAGGTGTTAGTCAAACAAACGAATTCGTTATGATTGAAAAATGGGAGGGAGAAGAAGCGATTGAAGCACATAATAAATCTCTTCACCTAAAGGAATTTATTGCGTATACAAAAAAAGTGTTATTACAGCCTTTAGACATTGATAAGTGTTATTCTATCTAG
- a CDS encoding zinc-binding alcohol dehydrogenase family protein, translating to MKAVGLYKYLPIEHEESLVEVNVERPVPHQKDLLVKIEAISINPVDVKVRAPKDKQEDTPKILGWDASGIVEEVGPDCTLFKPGDTVYYSGSITRPGTYSEYHLVDERIVGSKPKSLTFAESAALPLTAITAWEGLFDRLGIDLNKKNENEQKSILIIGGAGGVGSVAVQLAKLAGLKVIATASRKESKQWVQELGADEVINHHQSFLPQIQEIGLDHVDYIFCLNNTDQHWDNMGEAIVPQGRICSIVENNEPLDLNVLKSKSVTFVWEFMFTRSMYQTKDLVKQHDLLTKLSQLIDEDKVRTTLTECFSPLNAVNLRKAHNLVETGRMIGKVVVKNG from the coding sequence ATGAAAGCTGTAGGACTCTACAAATATTTACCTATTGAACATGAAGAAAGCCTTGTGGAGGTAAACGTTGAAAGACCAGTACCCCATCAAAAGGATCTACTTGTAAAGATTGAAGCTATCTCGATAAACCCTGTTGACGTTAAGGTACGGGCACCGAAGGATAAACAGGAAGACACACCAAAAATACTTGGGTGGGATGCTTCTGGAATAGTGGAAGAAGTCGGACCTGATTGTACGTTATTTAAACCAGGTGATACTGTATATTATTCAGGTAGTATTACAAGGCCAGGAACTTATAGTGAATACCATTTAGTTGATGAAAGAATTGTCGGATCGAAACCAAAGTCGTTAACTTTTGCGGAATCAGCTGCTTTACCACTCACCGCCATTACAGCTTGGGAAGGCTTATTTGATCGATTAGGCATTGACTTAAATAAGAAAAATGAAAATGAACAAAAATCCATTCTCATTATAGGTGGAGCAGGAGGAGTTGGGTCTGTTGCTGTTCAGTTAGCAAAATTGGCAGGCTTGAAGGTGATTGCCACTGCATCCAGAAAAGAAAGCAAGCAATGGGTACAGGAACTCGGAGCAGACGAAGTCATCAATCATCACCAGTCCTTTCTCCCCCAAATACAAGAAATTGGCTTAGATCATGTGGATTATATTTTCTGTCTAAATAATACAGATCAACATTGGGATAACATGGGTGAGGCTATAGTGCCACAAGGAAGGATTTGTTCCATTGTAGAAAATAATGAACCTTTAGATCTCAATGTATTAAAAAGTAAAAGTGTTACATTTGTATGGGAGTTTATGTTTACTCGCTCTATGTACCAAACAAAGGATTTGGTAAAACAACATGACCTTCTAACAAAGCTTAGCCAGCTGATCGATGAAGATAAGGTTCGTACGACTTTAACAGAATGCTTCTCTCCTCTAAATGCGGTAAATTTGCGTAAGGCACACAACTTAGTAGAAACTGGGAGAATGATTGGAAAAGTAGTAGTTAAAAATGGCTAA
- a CDS encoding winged helix-turn-helix transcriptional regulator, with protein MRNRKSGYGCPEGCPVEGTLDIIGGKWKGVILFHLIDGKKRFNQLRKLMPGVTQRMLTLQLRELEEDGIVQRKVYPEVPPKVEYSMTEFGRTLEPIILLMRDWGENYKRVLKEETSEIN; from the coding sequence ATGAGAAATAGAAAAAGTGGATACGGTTGTCCTGAAGGTTGTCCAGTAGAAGGGACGCTTGATATTATAGGGGGAAAATGGAAAGGAGTAATTTTATTTCATCTTATTGATGGTAAAAAGAGATTTAACCAGCTTAGAAAGCTAATGCCAGGAGTTACGCAAAGAATGTTGACTCTTCAATTAAGGGAATTAGAAGAAGATGGCATTGTCCAACGAAAAGTGTATCCCGAGGTTCCGCCGAAAGTAGAGTATTCTATGACTGAATTCGGACGCACGTTAGAGCCCATTATCTTGTTAATGCGAGATTGGGGAGAGAATTATAAGAGAGTATTAAAAGAGGAAACATCAGAAATTAACTAA
- a CDS encoding winged helix-turn-helix transcriptional regulator produces the protein MCAEEESYDLVWEETKCPISNALDAVGGKWNYKIILSLNRECKRFGELLESLNGISAKTLTCSLKKLEKKNIINKTVYPVVPSHVEYELTKKGKSLHKVLYEMYSWGRQWEEK, from the coding sequence ATGTGTGCAGAAGAAGAAAGTTATGATTTAGTATGGGAGGAAACGAAATGTCCTATTAGTAATGCATTAGACGCAGTAGGTGGAAAATGGAATTATAAAATTATATTAAGTTTGAATAGAGAATGTAAAAGATTTGGAGAATTATTAGAAAGTCTTAATGGGATAAGCGCAAAAACACTCACTTGTTCTTTAAAAAAACTAGAAAAGAAGAACATTATTAATAAAACAGTTTATCCAGTTGTACCATCGCACGTGGAATATGAATTGACTAAAAAAGGAAAATCCTTACACAAAGTTTTGTATGAAATGTACTCGTGGGGGAGGCAATGGGAGGAAAAATAG
- a CDS encoding sugar-binding protein: MKYLKKGSLLILFLVPFSLMIYYGKETFYIESEMTAAHSYDYHFVLITEEVGNDYWRLIEKGAKEAAAKHNSYLEYIGPKVTDTEERLATLDRMIAAGVDGIITKGMNDDTFQELIQKAANRNIPVATVDTDNAQSGRAFYVGTNNYQAGYLAGKRLIEETEGPQKVGVIIGLSSAQNQVERLNGFRDSINESNRIELIDVAESHITELGAAQATYQLLKVHPDITAFFGTSALDGIGIVQGIKEMEPVQRPYVIAFDILPETLEEMEKGHIDATVAQYPEEMGIRAVNLMYQLKQHQHVSPIYFTDTGIVDSSDIHNGELIAPIEAGEAQ; this comes from the coding sequence ATGAAATACCTAAAAAAAGGGAGTCTGCTCATACTGTTTTTAGTACCTTTTTCCCTAATGATTTACTATGGAAAGGAAACATTTTATATTGAAAGTGAAATGACGGCAGCGCATTCCTATGATTACCATTTTGTCCTGATTACAGAGGAAGTCGGCAATGATTATTGGCGACTGATTGAAAAAGGGGCAAAAGAAGCAGCCGCGAAGCATAATAGTTATTTAGAATATATTGGACCGAAAGTAACAGATACCGAGGAGCGGCTCGCCACGCTTGACCGCATGATAGCGGCGGGTGTTGATGGCATTATTACAAAAGGAATGAATGACGACACCTTTCAGGAACTGATTCAAAAAGCAGCCAACCGCAATATTCCGGTTGCGACGGTAGATACCGATAATGCCCAAAGTGGCCGTGCTTTCTATGTGGGGACCAACAATTATCAGGCCGGCTATTTGGCTGGAAAGAGGTTAATCGAAGAAACAGAAGGCCCGCAAAAGGTTGGCGTCATTATCGGATTGTCCTCTGCGCAAAATCAAGTCGAGCGGCTTAATGGCTTCCGGGATTCGATTAATGAATCCAACCGCATTGAACTGATTGACGTAGCAGAATCCCATATAACCGAGTTAGGTGCAGCGCAAGCGACCTATCAGTTACTGAAGGTTCATCCTGATATTACCGCTTTTTTTGGCACGAGTGCACTTGATGGCATCGGCATTGTCCAAGGGATCAAGGAGATGGAGCCGGTGCAGCGTCCTTACGTGATCGCGTTCGACATTTTACCAGAAACACTCGAAGAAATGGAAAAAGGGCACATTGACGCCACTGTTGCCCAGTATCCTGAAGAAATGGGGATACGAGCGGTTAACCTGATGTATCAATTGAAACAGCATCAGCACGTATCACCGATTTACTTTACCGATACAGGCATCGTAGATTCTTCCGATATCCATAATGGAGAATTGATCGCACCAATCGAAGCAGGTGAAGCACAATGA
- a CDS encoding sensor histidine kinase: MKQWFYHHISGRTIQSKLTVIFAVIILLFNIVTISIYVSSNQLMKQYHDSFTSLLRLNTISQTAIELSDATKAYVLEREQADLAAYYDTRSTLKEQVEPLLTDSTPIQYKNYTNMIDALIYQSELTVGFVLRDDIEQYTAHMKEVQSTANYIQETTLELLDTSLTDYQTLYVDMQERNQMFKYFTLFLLITSIIFGGYIAIRFARGIHRPVEKLSEAAKEVSDGHFDGELIQIDSSDELQLLGDSFNNMRTNIQQLIKEIKGQSEQDMLMKELELKHLQNQIHPHFLFNTLNTVAKMAYLEDAPSTSDLIESLASMMRHSLGDLHKFVHLEDELKMVHDYVHIQRMRFMERIEFEMEPLADHLNIVIPRLTLQPIVENAFIHGLESLEQGGKIKVNMIEKANEIWMEVKDNGVGISEEEKERLLQMKDEEHIGHVTGIGLANVIKRLQLFYQEEHVMEIDSTIGKGTTIRLILPKQPLVTEQ; the protein is encoded by the coding sequence ATGAAGCAATGGTTCTATCATCATATCAGCGGACGGACGATTCAATCGAAGCTAACAGTTATTTTTGCCGTTATTATTCTATTATTTAATATTGTTACGATTTCCATTTACGTCAGCTCCAATCAACTAATGAAGCAATACCATGACAGCTTTACCTCTCTACTGAGGCTCAATACGATTTCACAAACAGCGATCGAATTGTCTGATGCGACCAAGGCTTATGTGCTGGAACGTGAACAGGCAGATCTGGCAGCTTATTACGACACGCGCAGCACACTGAAAGAGCAGGTCGAGCCGTTACTGACAGACAGTACACCGATTCAGTATAAAAACTATACAAATATGATTGACGCCTTAATCTACCAGTCGGAATTGACCGTTGGTTTCGTATTGCGTGACGACATCGAGCAATACACCGCACATATGAAAGAGGTGCAGAGCACGGCCAATTACATACAGGAAACAACCCTGGAATTATTGGATACATCTTTGACAGATTACCAGACGCTTTATGTAGATATGCAAGAGCGAAATCAAATGTTTAAATATTTTACGCTTTTCCTGCTGATCACGAGCATTATCTTTGGCGGGTACATCGCTATCCGTTTTGCACGTGGCATTCACCGCCCGGTCGAAAAATTATCAGAGGCAGCCAAAGAGGTATCGGATGGTCATTTTGATGGAGAGCTGATTCAAATTGATTCGAGTGATGAACTGCAATTGCTCGGTGATTCCTTTAACAACATGCGAACCAACATCCAGCAGTTGATCAAAGAAATCAAAGGTCAATCAGAGCAGGATATGTTAATGAAGGAACTGGAATTAAAGCACCTGCAAAATCAGATTCACCCGCATTTTTTGTTCAATACCTTAAATACAGTAGCGAAGATGGCTTATTTGGAGGATGCACCGTCAACATCGGATCTGATCGAATCCTTGGCCTCGATGATGCGTCACAGTCTCGGTGATTTACATAAATTTGTCCATCTCGAAGACGAACTGAAAATGGTACACGATTATGTCCATATTCAGCGGATGCGTTTTATGGAGCGGATCGAATTCGAAATGGAGCCATTAGCCGATCATCTGAATATCGTGATTCCACGCCTCACGCTGCAGCCAATTGTCGAGAATGCGTTTATTCACGGTCTCGAATCGTTGGAGCAAGGCGGCAAAATCAAGGTAAATATGATCGAAAAAGCGAACGAAATCTGGATGGAAGTAAAGGACAACGGAGTAGGCATTAGTGAGGAGGAGAAAGAGAGACTGCTTCAGATGAAGGATGAGGAGCACATTGGCCATGTCACTGGAATTGGACTTGCCAATGTCATCAAGCGATTACAGCTGTTTTATCAGGAAGAGCATGTAATGGAGATTGATTCAACCATTGGAAAAGGTACGACCATTCGTCTCATTTTGCCGAAGCAGCCATTAGTAACCGAACAGTAA
- a CDS encoding response regulator: protein MRIVIAEDEMLERKAMRKFLEEHFHDMEVVGEAVNGRTAIELAESLMPDIMLMDIKMPGLNGLEAMEKIYLAHPMIKFIMVTAYDSFDYAKQAMKIGVREYILKPSKKGETIRAIRRVESEINKERQIIESRRSLFLTKLIQGEDAAELQQSLFPDMQSGFFFVMSEQVDLPAPYIQYQKIGFYPSQSQLDNATVLKKMRQLQLETGIYIGIGHPYSQLEQLSHSYYEAKQALRRLTEAGQKQYGFPPKQIETTDITPFMAALHEGDEQQVWSLFDEIAAELDMEAYFKIKQMIEQKGCHFPDMAVENLYSKETWHDFIHLVCLELRHYYHSKNKMERARQYIEDHYHEQISLEDVSSYTNLSTNYLSNSFREATGTTFSDYLTEIRITKAKEMLQQNQATLKQISSDVGYRDPNYFSRVFKKQVGLSPKQYQQHILK from the coding sequence ATGAGAATCGTGATAGCGGAAGACGAAATGCTCGAGCGCAAAGCGATGCGCAAATTTTTAGAAGAGCATTTTCACGATATGGAAGTAGTGGGGGAAGCGGTCAATGGACGGACAGCGATCGAGCTCGCCGAATCACTGATGCCCGATATTATGCTGATGGATATCAAGATGCCGGGACTGAACGGTCTCGAAGCGATGGAGAAGATTTATCTAGCCCATCCCATGATTAAATTTATTATGGTGACTGCTTATGATTCGTTTGATTATGCCAAACAGGCGATGAAGATAGGCGTGCGCGAATACATTCTGAAACCGAGCAAAAAGGGAGAAACGATCCGGGCGATCCGTCGTGTCGAATCCGAAATTAACAAAGAACGACAAATCATCGAGAGCAGACGCAGCCTTTTTCTTACAAAATTGATCCAGGGGGAAGATGCCGCGGAGCTGCAGCAAAGTCTTTTTCCAGATATGCAAAGTGGCTTCTTCTTTGTTATGAGTGAGCAAGTCGATCTGCCAGCGCCATACATCCAGTATCAGAAGATAGGCTTCTATCCATCACAGTCACAGCTCGACAATGCCACCGTGTTAAAAAAGATGCGCCAGCTCCAGCTCGAAACAGGTATCTATATCGGGATTGGTCATCCGTATTCACAATTGGAGCAGCTATCACATTCCTATTATGAAGCGAAACAAGCATTGCGCCGATTGACAGAGGCAGGGCAGAAGCAATATGGCTTTCCGCCGAAACAAATAGAAACGACGGATATCACACCATTTATGGCTGCACTTCATGAGGGAGATGAACAGCAGGTGTGGTCGCTGTTTGATGAGATTGCAGCGGAATTAGATATGGAAGCCTATTTCAAAATCAAACAAATGATCGAGCAGAAAGGCTGCCATTTTCCTGATATGGCAGTCGAGAACCTTTATTCCAAGGAGACGTGGCATGATTTCATTCATCTCGTCTGTCTGGAATTGCGTCATTATTACCATTCCAAGAACAAGATGGAGCGTGCCAGGCAATATATTGAAGATCATTATCATGAGCAGATCAGTCTGGAGGATGTCTCGTCCTACACCAATCTTAGCACTAATTATTTATCGAATTCCTTTCGGGAGGCGACCGGCACTACCTTCAGTGACTACCTGACTGAGATCCGGATTACCAAGGCAAAGGAAATGCTCCAGCAAAATCAGGCGACATTAAAACAAATCAGCTCGGATGTCGGCTATCGCGACCCGAACTATTTTAGCAGGGTATTCAAGAAACAAGTCGGCCTGTCCCCGAAGCAATATCAACAGCACATCTTAAAATAG
- a CDS encoding ABC transporter substrate-binding protein, whose product MLKKSLALLALLCLTFALVACGGNEDASNDASDTTDDSTSEDTSSDSEEASGDGGKVEIFSWWTGAGEEDGLLALIDLFEEKHPDIEVENAAVAGGAGTNAKAVLAARMQGNDPPSTFQVHGGAELNESWVAADMMQPLNDFYEEQGLMDKFPQDLIDMVSKDGNIYSVPVNIHRGNVIFYNKAVFEENGIEVPTTIDEFINVLSQLQDAGVTPLALGDKEAWTATQIFENLLLASLGPDDYRALFAGEIGFDDERVREAAENFKTILGYINDDHASRNWQDASQLVGEGEAAMTNMGDWAKGYFNNDLELETNVDFGYFAFPGTTEDFMVITDTFGLPQGVENPDQVKEFLSVLGSVEGQDAFNPLKGSIPARVDADKSKYDEYGTDTMEDFQNNNLTPSLAHGSAAAEGFLTKVNQEVNIFVTQQNVDQFIEKLQQAAGDL is encoded by the coding sequence ATGTTGAAAAAAAGTTTAGCGTTGCTTGCATTATTATGTTTAACGTTTGCGTTAGTCGCGTGTGGAGGAAATGAGGATGCTTCCAATGATGCTAGCGACACCACCGATGACAGTACATCCGAAGATACTTCATCAGACTCCGAAGAAGCATCTGGAGACGGTGGCAAAGTCGAAATCTTCAGCTGGTGGACTGGTGCAGGGGAAGAAGATGGTTTATTAGCACTTATTGATTTATTCGAGGAAAAGCATCCAGATATAGAAGTAGAGAATGCGGCGGTTGCCGGTGGAGCAGGTACCAATGCCAAAGCGGTTCTTGCTGCGCGTATGCAAGGGAATGATCCGCCATCCACTTTCCAGGTTCACGGTGGTGCCGAATTGAATGAAAGCTGGGTAGCAGCAGACATGATGCAACCATTAAACGATTTCTATGAAGAACAAGGCTTAATGGATAAATTCCCACAGGACTTAATCGACATGGTAAGTAAAGACGGCAATATTTATTCCGTTCCCGTCAATATTCACCGTGGCAACGTCATTTTCTACAACAAAGCAGTATTTGAGGAAAATGGCATTGAAGTACCAACAACTATCGACGAATTTATCAACGTCCTAAGTCAGCTCCAAGACGCAGGTGTCACACCTTTAGCACTAGGGGATAAAGAAGCATGGACAGCAACCCAAATCTTCGAGAACCTACTATTAGCATCACTAGGTCCAGATGATTACCGCGCTTTATTCGCAGGCGAAATCGGCTTCGATGACGAACGCGTCCGCGAAGCAGCAGAAAATTTCAAAACGATCTTAGGCTATATCAACGACGACCACGCCTCTCGTAACTGGCAAGATGCTTCCCAATTAGTTGGAGAAGGAGAAGCAGCGATGACGAATATGGGAGACTGGGCAAAAGGGTACTTCAACAACGATCTTGAGCTCGAAACAAATGTCGACTTCGGCTACTTCGCCTTCCCAGGTACAACCGAAGACTTCATGGTCATCACCGATACATTCGGTCTGCCACAAGGCGTAGAGAATCCAGATCAAGTGAAAGAATTCTTATCCGTACTAGGCTCTGTAGAAGGGCAAGACGCCTTCAATCCATTAAAAGGCTCGATCCCTGCACGAGTGGACGCAGACAAATCCAAATACGATGAATATGGCACCGACACGATGGAAGACTTCCAAAACAACAACCTGACACCAAGTCTGGCTCACGGCTCCGCCGCAGCAGAAGGTTTCCTGACCAAAGTCAACCAAGAAGTCAACATCTTCGTCACCCAGCAAAACGTCGACCAATTCATCGAAAAACTACAACAAGCAGCAGGAGACCTATAA
- a CDS encoding carbohydrate ABC transporter permease: MRITKDQLMALLFLTPSFILILIFVYGFIGWTGWVSLSNWNSLMPDLSFAGLKNYIYLFGDYRFQADLRNTVFFTILFIGLVILVGLTLAILLDQTKKMNALFRNIFLFPMALSFVVTGVVWQWLLNPSTGYNQFLKLFGMEPLWYTDTNILAGFQWGSIEFGLPVAIISVVLAAVWQMTGFSLAMYVAGLTGIPDELREAARIDGASELQIYRKVILPMLTPITMSVIIIMAHISLKIFDLIYAMTGSGANFVTDVPGVYMFETTFRGNYYANGAAIAIIMLLLVAVFIVPYLINSRRGAS; this comes from the coding sequence ATGAGAATCACGAAAGATCAGCTTATGGCATTATTATTCCTGACGCCATCTTTTATCCTCATCCTGATATTTGTGTATGGCTTTATCGGCTGGACCGGATGGGTGTCGCTCAGTAACTGGAACTCGCTGATGCCGGATCTATCCTTTGCTGGTTTGAAAAATTATATCTATCTATTTGGCGATTACCGATTCCAGGCGGATTTACGGAACACCGTCTTTTTTACGATTTTATTTATTGGATTGGTTATTTTAGTCGGATTAACATTAGCGATCCTGCTCGACCAAACCAAAAAAATGAATGCACTTTTCCGCAATATTTTTCTATTCCCGATGGCTCTTTCCTTCGTTGTCACTGGTGTCGTATGGCAATGGCTATTGAATCCATCTACCGGATATAACCAATTCTTAAAATTATTTGGAATGGAACCACTCTGGTATACCGACACCAATATATTGGCTGGCTTCCAGTGGGGCAGTATCGAATTCGGTCTACCTGTAGCCATCATCTCCGTCGTGCTCGCTGCGGTATGGCAGATGACAGGCTTCTCACTTGCGATGTATGTCGCTGGACTGACCGGCATACCGGATGAGCTGAGAGAAGCGGCCCGAATCGATGGAGCGTCCGAACTGCAAATTTATCGCAAAGTGATTTTGCCGATGCTGACGCCGATTACGATGAGTGTCATCATTATCATGGCCCATATTTCATTGAAAATATTTGATCTGATTTATGCGATGACCGGTTCCGGTGCCAATTTCGTAACCGATGTGCCCGGTGTCTATATGTTCGAGACGACCTTCCGTGGTAACTATTATGCTAACGGGGCAGCGATCGCCATTATCATGTTATTACTTGTCGCCGTCTTTATCGTACCGTATTTGATCAACTCCAGAAGGGGGGCATCCTAA
- a CDS encoding carbohydrate ABC transporter permease, producing the protein MVIKKVSKYAVLCVVALFFLTPVYVMLITSVKPIDEVSLSEMWTLPSTLDFTSYSEAFSKLAPNFLNSLYLVIPATLISAILGAMNGYVLSKWRFKGSEVIFTMILFGMFIPYQSILIPLIQFLNSIGLYNSIYGLIFTHVVYGLPITTLMFRNFYANIPDSMVEAAQVDGASFLGIFRRVILPLSITGFVVVAIWQFTNIWNEFLFAVTITNNDAQPVMVALQNLSGSQIVQWNVQMAGALLAAMPTLLVYILLGKYFVRGLLAGSVKG; encoded by the coding sequence ATGGTCATAAAAAAAGTCAGCAAATATGCAGTCTTGTGCGTCGTCGCGCTCTTTTTCCTGACACCTGTATACGTCATGCTGATCACAAGTGTCAAGCCAATCGATGAAGTGTCGTTATCGGAAATGTGGACCTTGCCATCTACGCTGGACTTTACCAGCTACAGTGAAGCATTCTCCAAGCTGGCGCCAAATTTCTTAAACAGTTTATATTTGGTCATTCCAGCGACATTAATATCCGCAATCTTAGGTGCCATGAATGGCTATGTCTTGTCCAAATGGCGATTCAAAGGTTCTGAAGTTATTTTCACGATGATCTTATTCGGGATGTTTATTCCGTATCAAAGTATCCTGATTCCATTAATCCAATTCTTGAATTCGATCGGTCTCTATAATTCCATTTACGGTCTGATCTTCACACATGTCGTTTACGGCTTACCGATTACAACATTGATGTTCCGCAATTTCTATGCGAACATTCCGGATTCAATGGTAGAAGCAGCACAAGTGGATGGCGCAAGCTTTCTCGGTATTTTCCGACGAGTCATCCTGCCATTATCGATTACCGGATTCGTCGTGGTAGCGATCTGGCAATTCACGAACATCTGGAATGAATTCCTCTTCGCTGTCACGATTACCAACAATGATGCCCAGCCTGTCATGGTGGCATTGCAGAACTTATCCGGCAGTCAAATCGTCCAGTGGAACGTGCAGATGGCAGGTGCCTTGCTCGCCGCCATGCCGACTTTATTAGTCTATATTTTATTAGGGAAGTACTTTGTCCGTGGTTTATTAGCAGGCTCGGTCAAAGGATAA